The sequence aaaagTGCGATCTTTAATATCAGCAGAATCAGTTTTATTTAAGAAAACTTTTTGTATACTATATCCATTATAAGCAACAATTCTATTTAGGGTTTCATTCAGTTACTAAAACTGGCTATAATTAtagttttttgaaaataattattacttttttaaatggacaaTTATATATAGGATCATTACTTATAGGAATAATTATCCATTATATATTAATAGtataatatacattaataataatatcatacatatttataataaatatatattaataatattattgatataatgGATAATTATTTCTATAAATGGATAGTTTATTCCTACTATATACGTAAAACATATTAGCGAAGAATTCTAAAGTTTAACTTTCCATAATATGTTTGTGTCGTATTGTTTACAAAGTTTTATCTATTTTCGAAATGATAACTTTTAACCTCTCAGACCCCCGCAAGTTATACGTTATATGTAAatactatgtatgtatatatattttgaaTCTCATTACGTGTATAAAAAACACGTGCTGATCGCTGATAAATAGTTATTCGCGTGTGTTAGTGTGCGACTATAATGGGAGTACAtgtgtatttatacatattacaGTTCAGGGTTGAACACTTGTTGGAATTGGAGCTCTTTTGTGGCGGCTTCGAACCGAGAACGTGACGACCGGCGCAGCTCCTTATAGTACTATTGAAATTAACTTTAATTTACAGAACTTAGTACTCCTTTAAAGTTGCACAATGTCTGCAGGAAATTTAGGTGAGCTATAATTCTaataatcatataaagtaatgaGAAACAAAGATTTAAACTCGTTATAATATGTGCGTATTAGCCTATTCGAACTCGTGGagattttctatttaaatataCGTGTTTTTAACATTGCCAGAATATTTTCAAAACGAAAATGATGTTCACaatattctatgttataaattacgaaaaaaatttttaaatatattattattataagcgCATGAACCAGCATACTTTCAATACGAAAATGATGTTCATAATattctatttatgttataaattatgaaaaaatagttaataaaatCGTGAAGTAGTTGAAGAAACAACTTCTTTATTTGGGTTTGTaaggaaattttaaaaatgtgttttcTATACAGATTTGTATAAGTTATActtacacatgctgaaaatttcatcgaaattggtttacaagttataaacgattaaaaatggtgaaagaaTAGGCTGAAAATTGTAAAGAAACTTtattttttaccatctttagtACTTACAACTCgtaaatcaattaataaatttttcaaattttcgttgcagacccaaataaaaatgttgagaaaGCGACGTCTACGATTTCTTTCATAATTCGGACTAAACgcaatttttcaaacattttcattacattatcatctagtaaactaattcatctagcttGGCAGGAAAGCTGAAGTCGTTCGGTCcatttatgaaaaagttattctgatttaaagtgtgttccATCAATTATAAGCCTgacaatatatataattaatttatgTTATTCTGACCATTACATTCGCAGTGCTCTTAAGTGTGTCGGATAAAACAGGCATTTTACCATTCGCCAAGAAACTGCATGAATTAGGTTTGACCTTAGTCGCATCAGGCGGTACCGCAAAGTTTTTGAAGGATGCTAGTATTCCTGTAACAGATGTTTCCGCTATTACCGGAGCACCTGAGATGCTCAATGGTAGAGTAAAAACCCTTCATCCCGCTGTACATGCAGGTAAATTGCGAATAATAATTTATCTCTTTGCATCGCAACTAATTATACAACGTAACACGTTCTATTGTGTTCTAGGTATATTAGCTAGACTTTCGAAGTCCGACCAAGAAGATCTTCAGAAGCAAAATTATCAGCTCATCAAACTAGTAGTATGCAATTTGTATCCATTCGTAAACACTGTTTCGAAAGCCGATGTTACGATTGAAGACGCAGTAGAAAATATTGATATCGGCGGAGTAACTTTATTAAGAGCTGCAGCTAAAAACCACGATAGAGTAACCGTTGTCTGTGATCCTAACGATTACGAGAAGGTCAAAGAAGAAATGGAAGCGTCAGCCGACAAAGATACTTCTCTGAAAACTAGGTATACAGAGAATATCGTAATAAAGTAAACGTATATGTTCATTCCCGAAAATAATTCTAATattatgtttactaatttcagaCAAGTGTTAGCTCTCAAAGCATTCACCCACACGGCAGAGTATGACAACGCTATCTCAGATTATTTCCGTAAACAGTACAGCGCTGGTGTTTCTCAGCTGACGTTACGATACGGAATGAATCCGCACCAGAAACCGGCACAAATTTATACTACTTTGAACAAGTTACCTCTAACCGTAGTGAATGGTTCTCCAGGTTTCATTAATCTCTGCGATGCGTTAAACGGTTATCAGTTGGTAAAGGAATTGAAAGCAGCTCTGAATTTACCAGCTGCCACCTCTTTCAAACATGTTAGTCCTGCCGGTGCAGCAGTCGGTGTACCATTAGATGCTGTACAAGCAAAATTATGTCAAGTGGATGATTTATTAAATCAGCTAACACCCTTAGCAAGTGCTTACGCTCGTGCAAGAGGAGCCGATAGAATGTCTAGCTTTGGTGATTTCGTAGCATTGTCTGATCCCTGTGACGAAGTCACAGCTAAGATTATATCTAGGTAATATAAGATGTATTATtgtattggatgattgcaaaaggttGCATTAAACATGCAACTTTTACAATCAACTAATATCTCTTCCACACAGAAATTGAACTATATTTATAGTTACATGAATATACGTAACATTTCAGAGAGGTTTCCGATGGAATTATTGCACCAGGTTATTCAGAGAGCGCATTGCAAATtttaaagaagaagaaaaatggcAATTATTGCATTCTTCAGATCGATCCCACCTACGTGCCATCTCCAATGGAACAGAAAGTTTTGTTCGGTCTGACTATGGAGCAAAAGCGTAATGATATTGTCATTAATAAGGAAACGTTCGCCAATGTCGTAACTAAAAATTTGGCTGCTGTACCTGAATCTGCTATGAGAGATTTGATTGTAGCTACTATTGCTGTAAAATATACGCAAAGTAATTCAGTATGTTACGCTAAAGATGGGCAAGTGATAGGAATTGGTGCAGGACAACAATCAAGGATTCATTGCACAAGGCTTGCTGGCGATAAGGCTGATAATTGGTATATCATTTAAACGCTCCTAGTTACAGTAAAGTCCCGATCTATGTCACAGCACAAAACCGAGAGAATCGGCTTAGATTGGGATTTCACTGTATTTTCGTATTCCGAGTGTTTTATTGAATTCAATCTCGAATTTAACAATTGTACATCTTGCAGGTGGCTACGTCAGCATCCTAAAGTAACTGGCATGAAGTTTAAGAAGGGTGTAAAAAGAGCAGAGATTTCAAATGCTATTGACAATTATGTGAATGGATCTATTGGAAAGGACATGGAAGAATCCGCTTGGGCAGCTATGTACGAAAAAGTACCGGAAAAACTTTCTGAGAACGATCGATTGGAATGGATCAAAACATCAAATAACGTTGCTTTAAGCAGCGACGCCTTCTTCCCATTTAGAGACAACGTGGATCGAGCTAGATTGGTATATCAGTATTTCTTgcataatttatttcttttcatatACGCCAATattcaatcatttttatttgcAGAGCGGTGTAAAATACATTGCTAGTCCATCGGGTTCTACAAACGATGAAGCTGTAATACAAGCTTGTGATGAACATAAAATTGCATTAGTGCATACTAATTTAAGACTGTTTCACCACTGATACGAACAAATGTGAAAAACATGTTACTCAACAAACCTTGTTTGCTGAGTCATTGATTAACAGGTCTGGTTGCATAGCACCCATGTATTTCATCACTATTTTTATAATGGTTAATAATCGATTAAATAACATATAATTTCTACGTTtctgtattaaaatataatgtttATACAATAGTTTATACAACAGAGAGTTGGAACAaatttattacaataaaaataacttgTTTGTTAAGTTTGATCATTTTATCACTTACACACACAAATTATGCAATAACTGGTAGGCTCGGAAGCGAATTTAATGCAAGTCCTTGACCATGAAAATTCAAATCATCtagtttttttaatatttaattttaataattacgaTTTCAAAATCGGGaggaagaattaatttatttcttttttactgaaataataaggtacggaaaagaaaattgaatatttgttatatttttattattaaatgaagTATAAGTATACAGAAAACGTaacataattttaaatttacgtTAAATGCTGATATTTTTATGCAagctaattgatgtatttaaaaaaagagcTAATTCCATTTAGATGAAGAATTAGGATGACAGTGAGCAAATTCAATCTAGATTAAAAAATCACGATCACAGCGTGATAAATCATCTTCAATCATCTTGCATAGATAGGCTCCATGTCGACGCGTCTAATTGTAAAATGGCGCGCATTTCTGCACGCATGCGCACTGGAAATTCGTTCTGGAAAAACGTCACAGCGTCTCTTGTCAAATACTCTATGGCTCTCAGTCGGCTCAGTGTTGACCGTTTTTGGTTGTAGCTGTCGAACCGTGCATGTTCAAAGAGTATTTCGAGTAAAATAATTTAGTAATTTTACAAAAAGCCATACAAAATGTCGGAAATCTCGATGTCGGAATCGCCACATTTACAACAACTCGATCTGACAACTTTGAACCTCCAACAACTTACGATTTTGAAACAGCGACTCGATCAAGAGCTCGGAGTCTTTCAAGACTCGTTGCAAACGTTAAAAATCGCTCAAAGTAAATTTCAGGAGTCTGGATCCTGTCTTGATAAGATTAAACCTGCGCATAAAGGTAAGACTTTGTTagttataacatatttaacgTATAGTATAACCGTTCTGTCAAATTCCGGGTACCTAACCATTAAGGTTATGACATGTgcagtttatttatttaacgtaaTTTGTTCGAATGATCTATTTTGCAGGCAATGAAATTCTTGTACCATTAACCGGATCAATGTATGTCACTGGGAAACTAGCTGACACAAATAATGTATTAGTTGACATTGGAACTGGATATTTTGCACAGAAAAGTGTTGCCGATGCCAAAGATTATTTCAATAGACGAGTGGCTTACGTTACAGAACAAATGGAAAAAATACAACAGTTGGGCCTTGACAAAAGTAAAGTTAGAGACGCAACAGCAGACGTCATAGAAATGAAACTACAAAGTCAGCAGAAAGATGGTCCAGAGCATGCATAATATAACACGCTTTTGATGTTAAGGGCGCAAAATGCAACTTTATTCGCGGTCTATGCTAATGCAGATCGTCAGCATTATTAAATTGTATCACTTTCTATTTTGTTATTAAACTTTAATCACTAATTTTATGCTTTATCTAAGAGAAGTACATTTAGCTTTATAAATGTAAAGTATCATTTAGAATATCATCTGTTTCACGAAGTATAAAACAATACTAGTTATTTACACATTgacataataattaattttgtacagtatgataaattttaaataagctATAATggaatttttctcgaaaatttgaTCAATAAATGAAAGTTTCATTTGTTAATCATTGTGTGTTTTCAACGATTTCCGATTGATAAAAGTTgggtttctcgattttttcgttTGTTCGATCCAGTGGACAAAAGTAAAAAAGCTCGAAGTGTAAGATTTAAATAGTCTTGAAGCATGAAATATAGTTTTTAGAACTACCCACAGCTTTTGCTGAATATACCAATTTGTTGTTGAAATTTAAACTTGATGTTTAATATAGAAAATCAATGCATATTTACACATTTTAAATCAATACAATAGTAAGTACCGTGGGTCGATGAGCATAGTTTATAGTTTATATCGTTATTcataatttcgaattatttTGTGACGTGACTTATGGGCACCAGATAATTACTCGGTTATCTTGGAACAGAGCGTCCTATGCATATCCTATGTCctatatacagtaaatcctctatcgacgcaaaagcatcggggaggttcgtttgcatcgatcgtagagggacactattttttttatttgtctctATATACGGGACTATTTATCACATCGAAAAATGTGTtcaacaaaacctgtagatcttcACATTCCgcgtcttttatgtcgtatCATTTTTCCTCGTAACgcaaacggttttcgagaaaatcgaggaaaACGTCGGACGAAATtgaaataatgattttattgcttgtaaagtcgattttctcgaagaTCATCGAAACTATTTATCGAACAATGTGTTAGgcgaaacctgtagatctgtACATtctgcatcttttatgtcatatcactttttctcgtaaaacaaacggttttcgagaaaattgagaaaatgctAATGGTAAATTGTCAAatagtttttctcgaatatcttctaaactgtttatcgaatcgaaaaatgtgttgaacaaaacctgtagatctccATATCCTGCGTCGTTTATGTCGTATCATTTTTCCTCTTAAAACtaacggttttcgagaaaattgagaaaaacgtcgTACGAAACGTTGGAGTCGAGGGTACCCCAACGagcggtaacgtgaaaaccagTGAAAACCGAAGGAACGCGtcagcgtcgatcagtcgagcaggtagtcacaccggtcacacggacagagtagagagtagaggtacgcaggtgtgtgtagcgcgcgtgcaatcgagcaggcaCCAACACGGGCATGCGCGGTCGACACGGATACGACggtacgtcagggaaggggaaaccaGCGACTCAGGGGAACGGCCCACGcagtgttgctagatggtacgggaaaactcgcgcatgcgcgacgattccagcgtcactgaagtacgaaatcgggcaccttggttgccccgcatagcttcgcacaatcttttcttctcgattttcaaacataacgtttaacatgcgtatgttatattaaaatttgatgtgtatgtacatgtaatatataaatatattctaattgtatatatacagtaacggacaaaagtttaagaccgctctaaagaaaacttgccccacaagctacggactgtagaacgcagatacgttcctggattcgccgcgcatgcgcgagttttcccgtaccatctagcaacactgGGCCCACGGCCCACGAATATACCATCACTATCACTGTCTATAATACACCTGAATACACCGTGATCTGGACCATCTGGTCAAACAATTTCTGCCATGGCGCCGAATCAACGTCAACGTCAGCTTTTTATTTCAAAGAAAGAATTAAGAAAGCTCAATGGCAGAAGATTCTCAAAGTAGATATAATATCTTAAACATTCTGATAATAAACAACGAATTAGATATATTtcgtttaatatattgtttcaaGTAAACTCAAGTATGCTGCTTGCCGGTTAACCTCTTCTGTTTGTTTAACGTTacgtgtatttttttaaatgaattacaGATATTTCGTATACGGAGTAATATTTACgtatttcacatatttttctTCATTTGTATTTCCTGTAAATTTCAAACAGtttcatttaattaaaaatagatgTGACAGTCCAATGCATGTACATGAATAAGGTAAACAATAAATCTAGAAGGAAATTAAAGATATATGTTTCAGACCAGAAGAATCGTCTAATATAGGCCTGATTTATCCCGGTGCAGATACAgcgttcaaattacttttatccGTCAGATTTTGCTCTGCTATATGGAGTCACATAACCGATTGCGATGAAACTTATAATTATTGGGAACCAGTAAGTAGTAATTTGTATtcttaagagagagagagagagagacagagagagagagagagagagagagagagctatcatattatttctaataatatatttatttactgatAAACACAAATATGTCTTTTATGTTGACAATGTaaatacagcttgtcaaatttaGTTGTgtggctgaatgtcccccgcaaggggaaatgaccCCGCTGTGCAATGGTAAATAGGCGGAACTTCGCAACGATAGAGAACTGatcgtcacctgtcaaacgatgcacgtggcgacagttcagttaaaaagtaaagtgacacaagtgtattcacacaaacatataaacagttgtacGCACTTTTCACAAAGTGTCTACCTTACCATTCATATGTTACATTgttctctcgtcgagtgcggtctttgtttttgtctgcgcattcctaagttttggtcaaccgcacagctagatttgacaagctgtatgtAATCTTGTatcgtattttctttgttttaataaatgtatttattttatcattGTATATCATTTAATCCGTTGTACTTTATTGCTTTATTGTAGAGCCACTACTTGCTTTATGGAACTGGCCAACAAACATGGGAGTACAGCCCACAATATGCGTTAAGATCTTACGTGTACTTGTTAATTCATATGGTACCAGCAAAAGTGTATCATTATTTGCTGGAGCCAAATCCTGTGTTAGTCTTCTATTTTGTAAGATGCCTACTATGCGTAGGTTGCGCATTGTCCGAAGTATACTTTTATAAGTAGGTTTTCTTTTATAGCGCAATTTATAAAAAGATTAACAGAAACGTCAATTCAATTAACAAATTGAATTTCGTTTTTCCAGAAATGTATGCAGAGAATTCGGAATTCATATAGGAAGATTAACATTATTCTTTCTTATCGTGAGTTCTGGAATGTACATTGCGAGCGCTGCATTCTTACCGTCTTCTTTTTCAATGTACGTATACGAGATAATGTTTAAGCAAAACGAAATGTCAATTACTTCTATAGTTCTCCTTGTTTTTCTACATAGGTATTTAAGTACCGTCGCTACAGCAGCTTGGTATGGTCGTCAATACGAATTAGCGATTTTTGCCACTGCTATATCTGCGTTATTGGGATGGCCATTTGCAGCATTACTTGGGTATTATTTACACATATAgatgtattaggttggaaagaaaatcCTTGCGGTTTTTAACTATTCAATTCAAATGCGCATATCTCAGCTCAAACAAAACTTTATCAATCAAAATAAAGACCATCGCAATCAATGCAATTTTACCAACGAGAAACAATTTTGGTTATTCCGGTTGAATAAAATTCTGGAGTCCTGGAGGCGACAAACTCGTTGAATGCCGTTTCACCATCTTTCTGGGATTTGAAGCATTTCTCGTCGGCCGGGCGTTGTCGTGGAGAAGGATAGGACCGTTTCTCTTGACCAGTGCCGGATGCAAACGTTGAAGTTTTTCGTGCATTTCGTCGATTTGGTGGCAGTACTTTTCAGCTGTAATGGTTTCACCAGGATTCAGGAAGCTGTGATGAATCAAACTGGCCACAGACCACCAAACTGTCACCATGACCTTCTTTTGGTGAAACTGTGGCTTTGGCAAGTGTTTGTGGAGCTTCGTCGTGGTCTAGCCGCTGAGCCGATGATTGTCACCGATTGTCGTAAAGAATCCTTTTTTCATCGCACGTTACGATTCATCCGAGATTACCACTTTTTTAAGCACCTCGACTACTTCTTGCGTGATAAATGCTTCAAATCCCAGAGAGATGCTGAAACGGCATTCAACGAGTTTGTCGCCTCGAGGACTCCAGAATTTTATTCAACCAGAATAACAAAACTTGTTTCTCGTTGGCAAAAGTGCATTGATTGCAATGGTCTTTATTTTGATTGATAAAGTTTTGTTTGAGCTGAGATATGTGCATTTGAATTTAATagttaaaaaccgcaagaactttatTTCCACCCTGATATATTACTTATGAATACGAAACATAACATATGTAGTTAAGTACATGCGTACTATCTCTTGCAGGATTCCAATCGCTCTGGAAATGTTAATTTGTAAACAAGAGTGGAGTAAATTTTTAAAGTGGGTTATTATATCTGGTGTTGTTATATTGGTACCGATGGTATGGATTGATTCAATGTATTATGGAAAATTAGTAATAGCACCATTAAATATCGTGATGTACAATGTTTTTACTAACCACGGACCGAATCTTTACGGGACGGAACCTCTCAGTTATTACATATACAAtggatttttaaatttcaatttcattttcattggTGCACTTTGGGCTCCGTTTGGATTGGTAATATCGATCAAATTTCTAAGAATAAAAGACTCTcggtatttattataatattttaacaaaGTTTTATAGCTTTTAGTATGGTTGCTTGTACCGGCACGTCCAAGGGACAGACAGTGTTTGTCGTATTGGTATTCCCTGGCACCTTTATACTGTTGGTTTTTGGTCTTCTTTTTTCAACCTCATAAGGTGACTTAAATGTAGTATTCGCATACTAAAAAGAGCTACAGTAATATGTGTATGTTTTACCATAATTTAAGTTTGCTTTCAGGAGGAACGATTCTTATTCCCTGTATATCCGATGATTTGTTTGGCTGGGGCAGTAGCTGTGGATGTTgttcaaaaattgtacttttttatAAGGACCAAGCTCACCACCTTGCATATCGCTTATCATTACTTACAATACACCATCC comes from Lasioglossum baleicum chromosome 19, iyLasBale1, whole genome shotgun sequence and encodes:
- the LOC143218474 gene encoding bifunctional purine biosynthesis protein ATIC; its protein translation is MSAGNLVLLSVSDKTGILPFAKKLHELGLTLVASGGTAKFLKDASIPVTDVSAITGAPEMLNGRVKTLHPAVHAGILARLSKSDQEDLQKQNYQLIKLVVCNLYPFVNTVSKADVTIEDAVENIDIGGVTLLRAAAKNHDRVTVVCDPNDYEKVKEEMEASADKDTSLKTRQVLALKAFTHTAEYDNAISDYFRKQYSAGVSQLTLRYGMNPHQKPAQIYTTLNKLPLTVVNGSPGFINLCDALNGYQLVKELKAALNLPAATSFKHVSPAGAAVGVPLDAVQAKLCQVDDLLNQLTPLASAYARARGADRMSSFGDFVALSDPCDEVTAKIISREVSDGIIAPGYSESALQILKKKKNGNYCILQIDPTYVPSPMEQKVLFGLTMEQKRNDIVINKETFANVVTKNLAAVPESAMRDLIVATIAVKYTQSNSVCYAKDGQVIGIGAGQQSRIHCTRLAGDKADNWWLRQHPKVTGMKFKKGVKRAEISNAIDNYVNGSIGKDMEESAWAAMYEKVPEKLSENDRLEWIKTSNNVALSSDAFFPFRDNVDRARLSGVKYIASPSGSTNDEAVIQACDEHKIALVHTNLRLFHH
- the LOC143218478 gene encoding prefoldin subunit 5-like, producing MSEISMSESPHLQQLDLTTLNLQQLTILKQRLDQELGVFQDSLQTLKIAQSKFQESGSCLDKIKPAHKGNEILVPLTGSMYVTGKLADTNNVLVDIGTGYFAQKSVADAKDYFNRRVAYVTEQMEKIQQLGLDKSKVRDATADVIEMKLQSQQKDGPEHA
- the Alg9 gene encoding alpha-1,2-mannosyltransferase Alg9 isoform X1; the protein is MAPNQRQRQLFISKKELRKLNGRRFSKPEESSNIGLIYPGADTAFKLLLSVRFCSAIWSHITDCDETYNYWEPSHYLLYGTGQQTWEYSPQYALRSYVYLLIHMVPAKVYHYLLEPNPVLVFYFVRCLLCVGCALSEVYFYKNVCREFGIHIGRLTLFFLIVSSGMYIASAAFLPSSFSMYLSTVATAAWYGRQYELAIFATAISALLGWPFAALLGIPIALEMLICKQEWSKFLKWVIISGVVILVPMVWIDSMYYGKLVIAPLNIVMYNVFTNHGPNLYGTEPLSYYIYNGFLNFNFIFIGALWAPFGLLLVWLLVPARPRDRQCLSYWYSLAPLYCWFLVFFFQPHKEERFLFPVYPMICLAGAVAVDVVQKLYFFIRTKLTTLHIAYHYLQYTIHITLLTILICGILGISRSLAIYKGYYAPMEIMIESNKFGSEGDISKDMNINFCIGKEWHRFPSSFFFPSNNWRLQFLRSEFRGQLPQPFLDHENATNVIQPNFNDMNREEPSRYFNLEKCHFIVDSDVGFETVLEPNYDRLSGNFTVIKSSKFLDSARSHQFFRAFYVPFVSRIFCKYGSYNLLQNSKFKLASQASKEKNTKSS
- the Alg9 gene encoding alpha-1,2-mannosyltransferase Alg9 isoform X2 gives rise to the protein MAEDSQNICFRPEESSNIGLIYPGADTAFKLLLSVRFCSAIWSHITDCDETYNYWEPSHYLLYGTGQQTWEYSPQYALRSYVYLLIHMVPAKVYHYLLEPNPVLVFYFVRCLLCVGCALSEVYFYKNVCREFGIHIGRLTLFFLIVSSGMYIASAAFLPSSFSMYLSTVATAAWYGRQYELAIFATAISALLGWPFAALLGIPIALEMLICKQEWSKFLKWVIISGVVILVPMVWIDSMYYGKLVIAPLNIVMYNVFTNHGPNLYGTEPLSYYIYNGFLNFNFIFIGALWAPFGLLLVWLLVPARPRDRQCLSYWYSLAPLYCWFLVFFFQPHKEERFLFPVYPMICLAGAVAVDVVQKLYFFIRTKLTTLHIAYHYLQYTIHITLLTILICGILGISRSLAIYKGYYAPMEIMIESNKFGSEGDISKDMNINFCIGKEWHRFPSSFFFPSNNWRLQFLRSEFRGQLPQPFLDHENATNVIQPNFNDMNREEPSRYFNLEKCHFIVDSDVGFETVLEPNYDRLSGNFTVIKSSKFLDSARSHQFFRAFYVPFVSRIFCKYGSYNLLQNSKFKLASQASKEKNTKSS
- the Alg9 gene encoding alpha-1,2-mannosyltransferase Alg9 isoform X3, whose product is MVPAKVYHYLLEPNPVLVFYFVRCLLCVGCALSEVYFYKNVCREFGIHIGRLTLFFLIVSSGMYIASAAFLPSSFSMYLSTVATAAWYGRQYELAIFATAISALLGWPFAALLGIPIALEMLICKQEWSKFLKWVIISGVVILVPMVWIDSMYYGKLVIAPLNIVMYNVFTNHGPNLYGTEPLSYYIYNGFLNFNFIFIGALWAPFGLLLVWLLVPARPRDRQCLSYWYSLAPLYCWFLVFFFQPHKEERFLFPVYPMICLAGAVAVDVVQKLYFFIRTKLTTLHIAYHYLQYTIHITLLTILICGILGISRSLAIYKGYYAPMEIMIESNKFGSEGDISKDMNINFCIGKEWHRFPSSFFFPSNNWRLQFLRSEFRGQLPQPFLDHENATNVIQPNFNDMNREEPSRYFNLEKCHFIVDSDVGFETVLEPNYDRLSGNFTVIKSSKFLDSARSHQFFRAFYVPFVSRIFCKYGSYNLLQNSKFKLASQASKEKNTKSS